One region of Candidatus Peribacteraceae bacterium genomic DNA includes:
- a CDS encoding class I SAM-dependent methyltransferase, with protein sequence MVKNSKSNDKCLPEWGSSYVYSVDEEKAIKATINKAKDAFLFADLYDQLYPGYSGDLEYYKSKGSQGRVLYLGVGTGRILIPILQNNPNVLGIDKSHEMLQNLIKKLPNLKANNILFKDIEKAKLPSNSFDVILAPYSFFQFIQRDHFPRILLKLNKALKPGGKLYTDIFSPFWTDFRSRHIEKAVRTYKDNTEALFYLHVNHQSQEADEYACVYTPNGKEIVLKMHMQYYYPLEVMTLFKKAHFTKTIISGGYHNERFSVSGSDLMVIEAIK encoded by the coding sequence ATGGTCAAGAACTCTAAATCGAACGATAAATGCCTTCCAGAATGGGGATCCAGTTATGTTTATTCAGTAGATGAAGAGAAGGCCATTAAAGCAACAATAAACAAAGCCAAAGACGCTTTTCTTTTTGCTGATCTGTATGACCAACTTTATCCGGGGTATTCGGGTGATCTTGAGTATTACAAATCAAAAGGATCTCAAGGAAGAGTATTATACCTTGGCGTTGGAACAGGGCGCATACTAATTCCTATTCTTCAAAACAACCCTAATGTACTTGGTATAGATAAATCACACGAGATGTTGCAAAATTTGATTAAGAAATTGCCCAATCTAAAAGCAAACAATATTTTGTTTAAGGATATTGAAAAAGCAAAATTGCCATCGAATTCTTTTGATGTGATTCTTGCCCCATATTCTTTTTTTCAGTTTATTCAAAGAGATCATTTCCCAAGAATCCTTCTCAAGTTGAATAAGGCTTTAAAACCAGGAGGGAAACTCTATACAGATATATTTTCTCCTTTTTGGACTGATTTTCGCTCACGCCACATTGAGAAAGCAGTGCGTACATATAAAGATAACACTGAGGCGCTCTTTTATCTACATGTGAATCATCAATCTCAAGAGGCTGATGAATATGCTTGTGTATACACTCCGAATGGGAAAGAGATCGTGCTAAAGATGCATATGCAGTATTACTATCCTCTTGAGGTGATGACATTATTTAAAAAGGCACATTTTACAAAGACAATCATTAGTGGTGGCTACCACAATGAACGTTTCTCAGTATCAGGGAGCGATTTGATGGTTATAGAAGCCATAAAGTGA
- a CDS encoding S-adenosylmethionine decarboxylase, with protein MKKKEPFGYLMTLDLYNCKEGACNDISYCYAFLEILVDKLKMIKQSPPFIFQSDEKLYPTKAGLSGWVPIIESGIQIHTLTHTNFISIDVYSCKLFSTENIKEFVQSYFQCTEVEMHFIERGVNYHEKE; from the coding sequence ATGAAGAAGAAAGAGCCATTTGGTTATCTAATGACCTTGGATCTATATAATTGCAAAGAAGGCGCCTGCAATGATATTTCATACTGCTATGCCTTCCTTGAAATACTGGTTGATAAACTTAAGATGATTAAACAATCACCACCATTTATTTTTCAAAGTGATGAGAAGTTGTATCCTACAAAAGCTGGACTTAGTGGTTGGGTTCCTATCATTGAAAGTGGCATCCAAATTCACACCTTAACTCATACAAACTTTATTTCTATTGATGTCTATTCTTGTAAACTTTTTTCAACTGAGAATATAAAGGAGTTTGTACAGAGCTACTTTCAATGTACAGAGGTTGAAATGCATTTTATAGAAAGGGGTGTGAATTATCATGAAAAAGAATAA
- a CDS encoding winged helix-turn-helix domain-containing protein — protein sequence MNSLPTSIENYLREAGFSATELLVLNKLLEEEALTLRQIAAKTGKSTGVLDQAMKKLLRRNIVTKERMNDTLVYRLISLRSIVKWVEDDTRAKHEMLKRRHQNFEAFITSLNVDKAHPEMEFFDGEEGITKAYDKLLNHGKEMLHYFPVVCSAEDDPLRDFRVEYFRERRRRGIFARYIVHNTPLGRRFASRDAFEYRKTLLVPQDTYPISFEKVIVGDVLACINHAERRACFLHYRELAETERQLFERLWQEQESGVTITASTPATPKAPAIPLATRTLSGLREFFLSRKSIAIFALFALVAAGITYALYQQNVYLNTQRIRERAMSIAATGAMQFDAKDLDALRTNDDIKKPEYAKVIEILNRIREKNEGVRYAYIMRPSVEKGYWEFAADADSLNPFEQKDLNGDGVVDEQDQLNTPGERYSVFDPDIEEEMASTYSRDELWIDQWGTFLSASSPIYGASGRAVAIFSVDVLAETIGTLTQQSFSFTLYFLGLFLFFVFIRLAAFNKSLFQEVWQVFNIRKVLVSLALTAEIAFFITLGLYYYTLNIIKDEMGQKLLAIVAMAASEFDPADLAQLHLPRDLKTEAYQRVFTKLNEIRDDTEGVQWVYIFRPTEQQGMWVFLADADSNYYLPYWNDYNEDGEMNEDELNVAPGTYYSAPISTGLGSFEPLERPLIDDVFTDQWGTYISASAPIRNKESRSVAILGADMDIADVYQAAGQRYKVSLWFIGSFLMLAIVGAVVNSKNILKQ from the coding sequence ATGAACTCCCTCCCCACCAGCATCGAGAACTACCTCCGCGAAGCGGGGTTCTCCGCCACAGAGCTCTTGGTCCTCAATAAGCTCTTGGAGGAGGAAGCGCTTACGCTGCGGCAGATCGCAGCCAAGACGGGCAAGAGCACCGGGGTGCTGGACCAGGCCATGAAGAAGCTCCTGCGGCGGAACATCGTCACCAAGGAGCGCATGAACGACACGCTGGTGTATCGCCTCATCTCGCTGCGCTCCATCGTCAAATGGGTGGAGGACGATACGCGCGCCAAGCACGAGATGCTCAAACGCCGCCACCAGAACTTCGAGGCGTTCATCACGTCCCTCAACGTGGACAAGGCGCACCCCGAGATGGAGTTCTTCGACGGCGAAGAGGGGATCACCAAGGCGTACGACAAGCTCCTCAACCATGGCAAGGAGATGCTCCACTACTTTCCGGTGGTGTGCTCCGCCGAGGACGATCCTCTCCGCGATTTCCGCGTGGAGTACTTCCGCGAGCGCCGCCGCCGCGGCATCTTCGCCCGCTACATCGTCCACAACACGCCCCTCGGTCGCCGCTTCGCCTCCCGCGACGCCTTCGAGTACCGCAAGACGCTGCTCGTGCCCCAGGACACTTACCCCATCAGCTTCGAGAAGGTGATCGTGGGGGATGTGCTCGCCTGCATCAACCATGCGGAGAGGCGCGCGTGCTTCCTCCACTACCGCGAACTGGCGGAAACCGAACGGCAGCTCTTCGAGCGTCTGTGGCAGGAGCAGGAGAGCGGCGTTACCATCACCGCGTCTACCCCCGCTACGCCAAAGGCTCCGGCAATCCCTCTCGCCACTCGTACCCTCTCCGGTCTCCGTGAGTTCTTCCTCAGCAGGAAGAGCATTGCGATCTTCGCTCTTTTTGCGCTTGTGGCTGCGGGAATCACGTATGCCCTCTATCAACAGAACGTCTACCTCAACACCCAGCGTATCCGCGAGAGAGCCATGTCCATTGCCGCAACGGGCGCCATGCAGTTTGATGCAAAGGATTTGGATGCGTTGCGGACGAATGATGACATCAAGAAACCGGAATATGCGAAGGTTATTGAGATTTTGAATAGAATACGAGAAAAGAATGAAGGGGTGAGATATGCATATATCATGCGACCGTCTGTAGAAAAGGGGTATTGGGAGTTTGCAGCAGATGCAGATTCATTAAATCCCTTTGAGCAGAAAGATTTGAATGGGGATGGTGTTGTTGATGAACAGGATCAATTAAATACACCTGGCGAAAGATATTCAGTTTTTGATCCAGATATAGAAGAAGAAATGGCAAGTACCTATAGCCGGGATGAGTTATGGATAGATCAATGGGGGACTTTTTTAAGTGCCTCTTCACCCATTTACGGCGCTTCAGGTCGTGCTGTAGCCATTTTTAGTGTTGATGTATTGGCAGAAACAATCGGCACTTTAACACAGCAGTCTTTCAGTTTTACACTTTATTTTCTAGGTTTGTTTTTGTTCTTCGTTTTCATTCGCCTGGCGGCCTTCAATAAGTCACTGTTTCAGGAGGTATGGCAAGTATTCAATATAAGAAAGGTATTGGTTTCCCTGGCACTCACCGCGGAAATTGCCTTCTTCATTACGCTGGGTCTGTACTACTACACGCTGAATATTATCAAGGATGAGATGGGGCAGAAGTTGCTGGCAATCGTGGCAATGGCAGCATCCGAATTTGATCCTGCGGATTTAGCCCAACTTCACCTTCCACGCGACCTGAAAACAGAAGCGTATCAGAGAGTGTTTACAAAGTTGAATGAAATACGAGACGACACTGAAGGTGTTCAATGGGTATACATTTTTAGGCCGACAGAGCAACAAGGTATGTGGGTGTTCCTTGCAGATGCCGATTCTAATTATTACCTTCCCTACTGGAATGATTACAATGAAGATGGTGAAATGAACGAAGACGAACTGAATGTGGCGCCGGGAACATATTATTCTGCTCCGATTTCAACAGGTTTAGGTTCCTTCGAGCCACTCGAAAGGCCGTTGATTGATGATGTGTTTACGGACCAGTGGGGAACATATATTTCCGCAAGCGCGCCAATACGAAATAAAGAATCGCGTTCGGTGGCGATCTTGGGGGCAGACATGGATATTGCGGATGTGTATCAGGCAGCAGGACAAAGGTATAAAGTATCGTTGTGGTTTATTGGATCATTTCTAATGTTAGCGATTGTGGGAGCAGTTGTTAACTCAAAAAATATACTAAAACAATAA
- a CDS encoding MarR family winged helix-turn-helix transcriptional regulator: MNTLPSSIEAYLQEAGFSVTELIVLKKLFEEDALTLRQIAAKTGKSTGVLDQAMKKLLRRNIITKEHINETIKYRLISVQAIAKWVEEDTRAKQEMLKRRHQNFEAFITSLKADKDRPAMQYFEGEEGMRKAYGKLLDHGTELLHYYPVVCAIEDDPLRDFRVELFRERRRRGIFARYIVHNTPLGRRFASRDAFEYRKTILVPEETYPIAFEKVIAGDIVACFNHGEKRVCFLCYPQLAQTERALFERLWQEQENAVAIPAAQTAAPKAPEIPLATRTLSSLRAFFLSKKSLALLALFALVSAGIVFGIYRHTYNLNLQRLRERAMSITATGAMQFDAKDLDQLRTIEDIKKPEYAKVIKKLNEIRDSNPGIAYSYIMRPAPNKVGYWEFVADADSLDPFAKIDANADGVIDDNDELQYPGLLYEEFDPYFKEGMTIPFSTPEIHYDQYGVYFTTTAPIRDASGKTNACYSVDIKVEQISLLTWQSLNYVLFFVGLFLLFVIIRLAAFNKSLLQEVWQVFQMRKVLVILALCAEVAFFITLGQYYYTLNFIREEIGQKLVAIASTAANQFDANDLNQIRIPRDMEKEAYQRVFKKLNDVRDSNMEVDVKWAYIMRPAEGEYMWEFVGDADANFNIPCWTDADNNGIQTPDEMCCAPGVRNYQEYSEIADQERALSRPLVDRTEVGNDQWGNVLSASAPITDRSGKGVAILGIDADYSEALRIHRERFIFPLWFAGTLVVLLSLALALRKWK, from the coding sequence ATGAACACCCTGCCCAGCAGTATTGAGGCGTATCTTCAGGAGGCCGGTTTCTCGGTCACGGAACTCATTGTGCTCAAGAAGCTCTTTGAGGAAGACGCGCTCACGCTGCGGCAGATCGCGGCCAAAACGGGCAAGAGCACCGGGGTGCTGGACCAGGCCATGAAGAAGCTCCTCCGCCGGAACATCATCACCAAGGAGCATATCAACGAGACCATCAAGTACCGCCTCATCTCCGTGCAGGCCATCGCCAAGTGGGTGGAGGAGGACACGCGCGCCAAACAGGAGATGCTCAAGCGCCGCCACCAGAACTTCGAGGCGTTCATCACGTCGCTCAAGGCGGATAAGGACCGCCCCGCCATGCAGTACTTTGAGGGGGAGGAGGGGATGCGCAAGGCCTACGGCAAGCTCCTCGACCACGGCACGGAGCTCCTCCATTACTATCCCGTCGTGTGCGCCATAGAGGACGATCCCCTCCGCGATTTCCGCGTGGAACTCTTCCGCGAGCGCCGCCGCCGCGGCATCTTCGCGCGCTACATCGTCCACAACACGCCCCTCGGCCGCCGCTTCGCCTCCCGCGATGCCTTCGAGTACCGCAAGACGATCCTTGTGCCGGAGGAGACCTACCCCATCGCGTTCGAGAAGGTGATCGCCGGGGACATTGTGGCGTGCTTCAACCATGGGGAGAAGAGGGTGTGCTTCCTCTGCTACCCCCAGCTCGCCCAAACCGAACGCGCCCTCTTCGAGCGGCTGTGGCAGGAACAGGAGAACGCGGTGGCCATTCCCGCCGCCCAAACCGCTGCGCCCAAAGCCCCCGAGATTCCGCTCGCCACCCGCACCCTTTCCAGTCTCCGCGCGTTCTTCCTCAGTAAGAAGAGCCTTGCGCTCCTGGCTCTCTTCGCACTGGTCTCCGCGGGCATCGTCTTCGGCATCTATCGGCACACGTACAACCTCAACCTCCAGCGGTTGCGCGAGCGCGCCATGTCCATCACCGCAACGGGGGCGATGCAGTTCGATGCCAAGGACTTGGACCAACTCCGCACCATCGAGGACATCAAGAAGCCGGAGTATGCCAAAGTCATCAAGAAGTTGAATGAGATACGGGATTCGAATCCCGGTATTGCGTATTCCTACATCATGCGTCCGGCTCCGAATAAAGTCGGATATTGGGAATTTGTTGCTGACGCGGATTCCCTCGATCCATTTGCGAAAATTGATGCGAATGCTGATGGTGTCATTGATGATAATGATGAACTCCAATATCCGGGGCTCCTTTATGAGGAATTTGATCCATATTTTAAAGAAGGAATGACTATTCCGTTTTCAACACCGGAAATCCACTACGACCAATATGGCGTCTATTTTACCACTACTGCTCCCATTCGAGATGCGTCGGGGAAGACTAATGCATGCTACAGCGTCGACATCAAGGTCGAACAGATCTCCCTTCTCACGTGGCAGTCTTTGAACTATGTCCTGTTCTTCGTCGGTTTATTCCTTCTCTTCGTCATCATCCGCCTCGCCGCGTTCAATAAGTCCTTACTGCAAGAAGTGTGGCAGGTGTTCCAGATGCGCAAAGTACTGGTGATCCTGGCGCTGTGCGCGGAGGTGGCGTTCTTCATTACGTTGGGCCAGTACTACTACACGCTTAATTTCATAAGGGAGGAGATCGGACAAAAACTGGTAGCCATCGCTTCTACAGCTGCGAACCAATTTGATGCCAATGACCTAAACCAAATTCGCATTCCACGTGACATGGAAAAGGAGGCATATCAGCGGGTATTCAAGAAACTGAATGATGTACGGGATAGCAATATGGAAGTTGATGTTAAGTGGGCGTACATCATGCGTCCGGCGGAGGGGGAGTACATGTGGGAGTTCGTTGGTGATGCGGATGCCAATTTTAACATTCCTTGCTGGACGGATGCCGACAATAACGGCATTCAAACTCCCGATGAAATGTGTTGCGCCCCCGGAGTGCGGAATTATCAGGAATATTCGGAAATCGCAGATCAAGAACGGGCTTTGAGCCGGCCTCTGGTGGATAGGACGGAAGTGGGTAATGACCAATGGGGGAATGTTCTCTCCGCAAGCGCTCCCATTACAGACCGTTCGGGGAAGGGTGTTGCGATACTGGGAATCGACGCGGATTATTCGGAGGCGTTACGCATCCACCGCGAGAGGTTCATCTTCCCCCTGTGGTTCGCCGGCACGCTCGTAGTGCTCTTGAGTCTTGCCCTCGCTCTCCGCAAATGGAAGTGA
- a CDS encoding isochorismatase family cysteine hydrolase, with protein MQDPATTKALLVIDFINEVVDERGKLAAKGYADFINKAATFDKLNTAIAIFRKKELPVIFVRLAFDPSYANQPKSSPLFGKAHEYGILKAGDWSTAFHPSIDFRTNDLVMERQRVSAFHGTPLADLLREKSVTHVFIAGVATDLAVEATARDAHDNDFIVTVVADACAAASQQDHEKSLQFLPKIAWVVTVDSMEL; from the coding sequence ATGCAGGATCCCGCAACAACCAAGGCATTACTCGTCATCGATTTCATCAACGAGGTGGTTGATGAGAGAGGGAAACTTGCCGCCAAGGGGTATGCCGACTTCATCAACAAGGCTGCCACGTTCGACAAGCTCAATACGGCCATCGCTATCTTCCGGAAGAAAGAGTTGCCTGTCATATTCGTGCGGCTTGCGTTTGATCCTTCCTACGCGAACCAACCGAAGTCCTCTCCGCTTTTCGGCAAAGCGCATGAGTACGGGATACTGAAGGCCGGTGATTGGTCCACGGCGTTCCATCCCTCCATCGATTTCCGCACGAATGACCTTGTGATGGAGAGGCAGCGTGTGAGCGCGTTTCACGGCACGCCGTTGGCCGATCTGCTGCGCGAGAAGAGTGTGACCCACGTGTTCATCGCGGGAGTGGCGACGGATCTGGCGGTGGAAGCCACCGCGCGGGATGCCCACGACAACGATTTTATAGTCACGGTTGTAGCGGATGCCTGTGCCGCAGCCTCGCAACAGGATCACGAGAAGTCCCTCCAGTTCCTGCCCAAGATCGCCTGGGTGGTGACCGTGGATTCGATGGAACTCTAA
- a CDS encoding amino acid racemase, whose protein sequence is MQTIGVLGGMGPQASIRFYQLLIGLSESVHGAKRNSDYPHVLLSNLPIPDLISDKQNEKKAVRMLTEEARILAEADADFLVIACNTMHLYIDECREAAGLPVLSMIETVKRRVLEQQHHRVGILGTSTTLRKGLYTTSLQENGVQVVVPVVGDQQRLDVIIKAIIAGSFTALREKELREIIHAIEKEEIDALILACTELPLVISQEYTSVPLYSSLHILAEEACKVMYEKKRKDRRKAPRSRKKTS, encoded by the coding sequence ATGCAAACGATAGGTGTCCTTGGCGGCATGGGACCGCAGGCAAGTATACGGTTCTATCAATTACTCATTGGCCTTAGTGAGTCGGTCCATGGTGCAAAACGGAACAGTGATTATCCGCATGTTCTTTTGAGCAACCTTCCCATCCCCGATCTGATCAGTGATAAGCAGAATGAGAAGAAGGCAGTGCGCATGCTCACGGAAGAAGCACGCATCCTTGCGGAAGCAGATGCCGATTTCCTCGTAATTGCATGCAACACCATGCATCTCTACATTGATGAATGCAGGGAAGCCGCCGGTCTACCAGTTCTTTCCATGATCGAGACCGTGAAGAGGCGTGTCCTGGAACAACAACACCATCGCGTTGGGATTCTCGGAACTTCAACTACTCTTCGGAAGGGGCTGTATACAACCTCTCTCCAGGAGAATGGTGTACAAGTGGTAGTGCCCGTCGTGGGAGACCAGCAACGTCTGGATGTCATCATCAAAGCGATCATCGCAGGTTCGTTTACCGCGCTCAGAGAGAAGGAATTACGGGAGATTATTCATGCGATTGAAAAAGAAGAGATCGATGCATTGATTCTTGCCTGTACGGAGTTGCCCCTTGTCATTTCCCAAGAATATACCTCCGTTCCTCTCTACAGTTCCTTGCACATTCTTGCCGAGGAGGCATGCAAGGTGATGTATGAGAAGAAGCGCAAGGATCGGAGAAAGGCTCCTCGTTCCCGTAAAAAAACCTCATAG
- a CDS encoding formyltransferase family protein has product MSTSGQYNGIHYFGDADSTPSIPATPINAMFLTSVRDTGTCDRNGSMVETGEGLCYMEGTIERTVKETRAGGTLDGILRIVAVVTDDLEKDMRGSAYPARPHPGKPWIHGHDLRNADGALMADAETTFWIPSDFRALPRWDTDTRTERKLAFESKVAKLMEEKQADILISDHYMARIAFLMNDTFHKFGRILNIHPAVTVEGHPHCFRGKTPTQDAIDRARSGKLTLTGATLHLVDEIIDHGPPLAFIAQTPVCPFDEPQYLRYRNYQQGKLPLFIAGMRHYAERIYPHLNRINLKALSPLDHVPSPDPR; this is encoded by the coding sequence ATGTCCACATCTGGTCAGTACAACGGAATTCACTACTTCGGGGATGCTGACTCCACTCCTTCCATCCCCGCCACCCCCATCAATGCGATGTTCCTCACTTCCGTACGTGATACGGGGACGTGCGACAGGAACGGATCCATGGTTGAAACGGGGGAAGGCCTTTGTTACATGGAAGGCACCATTGAACGAACGGTGAAAGAAACCAGGGCAGGGGGAACGTTGGACGGCATTCTCCGTATCGTTGCCGTTGTGACGGATGATCTGGAAAAGGATATGCGTGGCAGTGCGTATCCTGCACGTCCGCATCCGGGGAAACCGTGGATTCATGGCCATGATCTTCGGAATGCCGATGGAGCATTGATGGCTGATGCAGAGACTACCTTCTGGATCCCTTCGGATTTTCGGGCGCTCCCGAGATGGGACACGGACACTCGAACCGAACGTAAGTTGGCCTTCGAAAGCAAGGTCGCCAAATTGATGGAAGAAAAGCAGGCTGACATCCTCATATCCGACCACTACATGGCGCGCATCGCCTTTCTCATGAATGACACATTCCACAAATTTGGACGCATCCTCAACATTCACCCGGCCGTGACCGTTGAAGGGCATCCACATTGCTTCAGGGGAAAGACGCCGACGCAGGATGCCATCGACAGGGCACGATCGGGCAAGCTGACTCTCACCGGTGCAACGTTGCACTTGGTTGATGAGATCATTGATCACGGTCCACCCCTTGCATTCATTGCACAAACTCCTGTCTGCCCCTTCGATGAGCCTCAATATTTGCGCTACCGTAATTATCAACAAGGTAAATTACCGCTCTTCATCGCAGGTATGCGACACTACGCAGAGCGTATTTATCCCCATCTCAACCGCATCAATTTAAAAGCCCTTTCCCCCCTCGACCATGTACCCTCTCCCGATCCTCGATAG
- a CDS encoding peptidoglycan DD-metalloendopeptidase family protein has translation MYPLPILDRKTVVAPLFGDALRGPPHVFDFSSGNPQVMQYDPAHFPEFQRKVYEVLRESGKTWGIGRYFEERRTMLRHFPQMIQEERIYHVGVDITSLPGTSLFAPLDAEVFSVGKEEGLGNYGGFVILRHGKDEDVFYSFYGHLQSHHSVREGQRIVAGEKFAVIGDGEDSGGWFTHTHLQIITEEARRQGRMFHGYVGAGDLPLLEKLFPSPYPLFRY, from the coding sequence ATGTACCCTCTCCCGATCCTCGATAGGAAAACAGTCGTAGCGCCGCTTTTCGGGGACGCGTTGCGCGGACCGCCGCACGTCTTCGACTTCAGTTCCGGTAACCCGCAGGTGATGCAATACGACCCTGCCCATTTCCCGGAGTTCCAACGCAAAGTGTACGAGGTCCTACGCGAGAGCGGGAAGACGTGGGGTATTGGACGGTACTTCGAAGAACGGCGCACCATGCTGCGGCACTTTCCGCAGATGATCCAGGAAGAGAGGATTTATCACGTCGGCGTAGACATCACGAGCCTCCCCGGCACATCGCTGTTCGCCCCGCTGGACGCCGAGGTCTTTTCAGTAGGAAAGGAGGAAGGGCTCGGCAACTACGGCGGCTTCGTCATCCTGCGCCATGGCAAGGATGAAGATGTATTCTATTCATTCTACGGCCACCTCCAATCGCACCACAGCGTGCGGGAGGGACAGCGCATCGTAGCGGGCGAGAAGTTCGCCGTCATCGGGGACGGGGAAGACAGCGGCGGCTGGTTCACCCACACGCATCTGCAGATCATCACCGAAGAGGCACGGCGGCAGGGACGCATGTTCCACGGGTACGTTGGCGCGGGCGACCTCCCCCTCCTCGAAAAACTCTTCCCCTCGCCCTATCCCCTCTTCCGGTACTGA
- a CDS encoding PilT/PilU family type 4a pilus ATPase yields the protein MDKQTVITLFESAVTAKASDIHVAVGAPLLFRIDGNLIPQTKQEMTADQALGVVQAVLNEKQYKRFTEEKEIDVSFALKGGTRLRVNCSFERGNVTLVARIVPSVIPTLEELQLLEIAQHIYRFDDGLILFTGPTGMGKSTSLAAILQTINAAESHHIITLEDPIEFLFPKGKCLVRQREYEQDFRTFPEALKRVLRQDPNIILVGEMRDPETITAALTLAETGHLIFGTLHTPNTMQTIDRIIDAFPPHQQSQIRSQLSLSLKMVVAQKLLPKTGGGRIALREVLINTPAVSNTIRDARTQELVTVMQTSENIGMVTFAKSAEKLLKQGLISKETYDFHVPALK from the coding sequence GTGGATAAACAAACAGTCATAACGCTCTTCGAATCCGCGGTTACGGCCAAGGCTTCCGATATCCACGTGGCCGTGGGGGCGCCGCTCCTCTTCCGCATCGACGGGAACCTGATTCCGCAGACCAAGCAGGAGATGACGGCCGACCAGGCGCTGGGCGTGGTGCAGGCCGTGTTGAACGAGAAGCAGTACAAGCGCTTTACCGAAGAGAAGGAGATCGACGTCTCGTTTGCGCTCAAGGGCGGCACGCGCCTCCGCGTGAACTGCAGCTTCGAGCGCGGCAACGTCACCCTGGTGGCGCGCATCGTCCCCTCCGTCATCCCTACGCTGGAGGAACTCCAGCTCCTGGAGATCGCGCAGCACATCTACCGCTTCGACGACGGGCTCATCCTCTTCACCGGCCCCACGGGCATGGGGAAGAGCACCTCGCTCGCGGCCATCCTCCAGACCATCAACGCCGCGGAATCCCACCACATCATCACGCTGGAAGACCCCATTGAATTCCTCTTCCCCAAGGGGAAGTGTCTCGTGCGCCAGCGCGAGTACGAGCAGGACTTCCGCACCTTCCCCGAAGCGCTCAAGCGCGTGCTGCGCCAGGACCCCAACATCATCCTGGTGGGCGAGATGCGCGACCCGGAGACCATCACGGCCGCCCTCACCCTTGCGGAGACGGGCCACCTGATCTTCGGCACGCTCCACACGCCCAATACCATGCAGACCATCGACCGCATCATCGACGCCTTCCCTCCGCACCAGCAGAGCCAGATCCGCTCGCAGCTTTCGCTCTCCCTCAAGATGGTGGTGGCGCAGAAGCTTCTGCCCAAGACGGGCGGCGGGCGCATTGCGCTGCGCGAAGTGCTCATCAACACGCCGGCGGTTTCCAACACCATCCGCGACGCGCGCACGCAGGAGCTTGTGACCGTGATGCAGACCTCGGAGAACATCGGGATGGTCACCTTCGCCAAGTCCGCGGAGAAGCTCCTCAAGCAGGGGCTCATCAGCAAGGAAACCTACGACTTCCACGTTCCGGCGTTGAAGTGA
- a CDS encoding NYN domain-containing protein: MAHPSDNGGCIAYIDGANLHMGIKSLKKEIDYGKFRRWLRWKYRITVAYLFIGYIPEYEKLYDHLRRSGYTLIFKETVTRSGETKGNVDAELVLRAVRDVFETHPRHVVLVSGDGDFSCLVDFLHERRLLRTLIAPNRKYCSYLLRKKNLPLVFMDDIIAKFEKTPGRH; this comes from the coding sequence GTGGCACATCCATCGGATAACGGCGGTTGCATCGCGTACATTGACGGCGCCAATCTGCACATGGGAATCAAGAGCCTGAAGAAAGAAATCGACTACGGGAAATTCCGCCGGTGGCTCCGTTGGAAGTATCGCATTACTGTCGCCTATCTGTTCATCGGATACATACCCGAGTACGAGAAGTTGTACGATCATCTCCGTCGATCCGGCTACACACTCATATTCAAGGAAACCGTCACACGATCAGGAGAAACCAAGGGCAATGTGGACGCTGAACTGGTGCTGCGCGCCGTCCGCGACGTGTTCGAAACCCATCCACGGCACGTCGTTCTCGTTTCCGGTGACGGAGATTTTTCTTGTTTGGTGGATTTCCTCCATGAGAGACGCCTCCTCCGGACGCTGATTGCCCCCAACCGCAAGTATTGTTCCTACTTGCTACGCAAGAAAAACCTCCCACTCGTATTCATGGATGACATTATCGCCAAATTCGAAAAGACCCCCGGCAGGCATTAG